The region CGATTGAAATAACAAGTGTTGATAAATTTTCAGATACTATTCCCGAAGGAAAGGCGGTGGAAAATCAACAAATGCCTTTATTTAAATAGGCTTTAACTAATTTCTTCCCTTACATAGAGATAACTTTCAGCATAATTACAATGCTGCAAGTCCATTTGAAAGTTAAGCCCATGTGTAAGTTAAACTCCTCATGAATAACCTTTTACAGAAAGAATTGAAGTGACTGATAAAATTAAAGGTTTTGGTAAACAAAGTAAACATAAAAAGAAAAAAACTAAAGAAAATAAAGCCATAATAATTCCAGATGCATTAGAAGAAGTTAAAGGGAATTTTTCAATTTCAACTAATACATCAGCCAAGCCATCTAAAGAAGAAATAATTAATAAAGCATTTATGTTTCATTCACAAGGAAAAATTTTAGAAGCAGCAAAATATTATCAATATTTTATAGATCAAGGGTTTAACGACCCAAAAATTTTTTCTAATTATGGATCTATTTTAAAAGGCCTAGGTAAAATAAAAGAAGCTAAAATTTTGTATCAAAAAGCAATTTCTTTAAATCCTAATCATATCAATGCTCATAATAACCTGGGGAACTTATTTAGAGAAATAGGGCAGTTTAAAGAAGCTGAAACTTATACTCGTAAGGCAATTTCACTTAAACCAGATCTAGCTGAAGCTCATAATAACCTTGGAATCATATTGAGAGATCTTGGAAGATTACAAGAAGCAGAATTATCAACCCGCAAAGCAATTGATCTAACACCTCAATCAGCAGATGCTCATTTGAATCTGGGAAATATATTGAGAGATCTTGGAAACCTACAAGAAGCAGAATTGTCATTCCTTAATGCAATTAAAATTAAACCTAATTACGCAGAGGCTCATTCAAATCTAGGAAACATATTTAAAGATCTTGGCAAATTACAAGAAGCAAAATTTTCATTCCTTAATGCAATTAAAATTAAATCTGATTACGCAGAGGCTCATTCCAATCTGGGAAATATTTTGAGAGATCTTAAAAAATTACAAGAAGCAGAATTATCATACCGCACAGCAATTAAAATTAAACCTAATTACGCAGAGGCTCATTACAATCTAGGAAATGTATTGAACGATCTTGGAAACTTACAAGAAGCAGAATTGTCATACCGCAAAGCAATTAAAATTAAACCTAATTACGCAGAGGTTCACTCCAATCTGGGAAATGTTTTGAGAGATCTTGAAAAATTACAAGAAGCAGAATTGTCATACCGCAAAGCAATTAAAATTAAACCTAGTTACGCAAAAGCACATTTTAATTTAGGAAATTTACAGGTAGATCTTGGCAATTTCAGAGATGCTATAAATCAATACGAAAAAGCTCTAAAATTAAACAATCAATTATCCTTAGCGAAGGCTGCTTTAATTGAAACCAAAAGCAATATCTGTGATTGGAGTAATCAAGATATACTAGCTATTTGGCTAAAGAATCTTGGTATTGAAGGATCTTCTGTTTCACCATCTGGTTTACTTTATTATGAAGATAATCCATTGAGGAATTTAAAAAGAAGTAAAAAATATTATAAAGAAAAATATGATCGACCAACTAAAAAAATAATACATACTAAAAAAAATATAATTCATATAGGTTATTTCTCTGCTGATTTCCGGAATCATCCTGTAATGCAACTAATTGCTCCTTTACTTGAGTTGCATGATAAATCTAGGTTTAAAATATATTTATACTCATTTGTTAAAAAAGAAGATGAATATACTGAAAGAGCAAGAAATTCTGGATGTATATTTAGAGACATAAGCAAGTTAAATAATATCCAAGCTGTCGAATTAGCAAGGGGTGACAACATTGATATTGCTGTTGATCTAATGGGATATACAAAGAAAAATAGAATGTCTATATTTTCTTATAGAGTCGCACCTATTCAAATAAATTATTTGGGATATCCTTCTTCTATTGGGTCTAATATTATTGATTATATTATTGCAGATAAAATTGTAATTCCAGATAATTATGAGAAATTCTACGCAGAAAAGATACTAAGAATGCCAAATTGTTATATATGTAATGATGATAAAATCAAAATAAATAAAGAACTTATTTCTCGAAAAGATTTCAACCTACCTGAGAAAGGATTTATCTTTACTTGCTTTAATAATAGCATAAAAATCACACCAAAAGAGTTTGATATTTGGATGAGATTACTAATTAAAATAAAAGGAAGTGTACTTTGGTTGAAACAGACAAATAAATTAGCGACTGATAATTTGTATAGAGAAGTAGAGAAAAGAAATGTAGATCCAAAACGTTTAATCTTCGCAAATCCAGTTAAATTTAATTTAC is a window of Prochlorococcus marinus str. MIT 0917 DNA encoding:
- a CDS encoding tetratricopeptide repeat protein, whose protein sequence is MTDKIKGFGKQSKHKKKKTKENKAIIIPDALEEVKGNFSISTNTSAKPSKEEIINKAFMFHSQGKILEAAKYYQYFIDQGFNDPKIFSNYGSILKGLGKIKEAKILYQKAISLNPNHINAHNNLGNLFREIGQFKEAETYTRKAISLKPDLAEAHNNLGIILRDLGRLQEAELSTRKAIDLTPQSADAHLNLGNILRDLGNLQEAELSFLNAIKIKPNYAEAHSNLGNIFKDLGKLQEAKFSFLNAIKIKSDYAEAHSNLGNILRDLKKLQEAELSYRTAIKIKPNYAEAHYNLGNVLNDLGNLQEAELSYRKAIKIKPNYAEVHSNLGNVLRDLEKLQEAELSYRKAIKIKPSYAKAHFNLGNLQVDLGNFRDAINQYEKALKLNNQLSLAKAALIETKSNICDWSNQDILAIWLKNLGIEGSSVSPSGLLYYEDNPLRNLKRSKKYYKEKYDRPTKKIIHTKKNIIHIGYFSADFRNHPVMQLIAPLLELHDKSRFKIYLYSFVKKEDEYTERARNSGCIFRDISKLNNIQAVELARGDNIDIAVDLMGYTKKNRMSIFSYRVAPIQINYLGYPSSIGSNIIDYIIADKIVIPDNYEKFYAEKILRMPNCYICNDDKIKINKELISRKDFNLPEKGFIFTCFNNSIKITPKEFDIWMRLLIKIKGSVLWLKQTNKLATDNLYREVEKRNVDPKRLIFANPVKFNLHLARHSLGDLGLDTFNFNGHKTTFDALSAGLPVLTKIGENFTARVSSSLLNSIGLPELITYNENEYEETALRLANNSDELFKLKSKLSKLMKEPTHFSSKLYTQDLESIYTNLVKE